Proteins encoded by one window of Chaetodon trifascialis isolate fChaTrf1 chromosome 15, fChaTrf1.hap1, whole genome shotgun sequence:
- the itgb3a gene encoding integrin beta-3a, with protein sequence MGAFSPRLMLLFLLLSSASNVVDSNICTSQGVTTCQQCLAVHPSCAWCSQEELGKGGSSVSRCDLKENLLNVGCSDAAVEFPSSTLTITEDEPLSDRASGTADDVTQIKPQKLHMVLRPGDTKQFTVSVKQVEDYPVDLYYLMDLSFSMKDDLARLVTLGNELATTMGRTTSNLRMGFGAFVDKTTSPYMYTYPPEAVANPCFGISQNCQAQFGFKHVLSLTEKVARFTEEVRKQQVSRNRDAPEGGFDAIMQAVVCKERIGWRADASHLLVFTTDAKTHIALDGRIAGIVQPNDGQCHLDDSNIYNKSTVLDYPSLALMTEKMSENNINLVFAVTSYVLPLYKEYSQLIPGTTVGTLSDDSGNVIQLIEEAYARIRSKVELELLGVPDELNLSFNATCTNGEVIPGVKSCSGLKIGDTVSFSVEAQLRGCPKEKSRTFTIKPRGFRDSLEVTVDFACGCDCEAKAEANSSVCSNGNGTYECGVCQCHPGRLGPRCECSVEDYSPSDDANCIPKPGSPICSGRGDCLCGQCSCHANEFGQVWGKYCECDDFNCLRFKGALCSDHGKCSCGFCQCDAGWQGENCNCSTRTDTCMSSIGLLCSGRGNCECGVCQCTQPGAYGATCEKCPTCPDSCTIKKHCVECQHFKRGQYAEDNSCNRICKDEIKVVDELGFHDSNAVNCSYKDENDCVEHFQYYEDESGKSILFVVKEPECPEGADILVVLLAVAGAILLLGLVGLLIWKLLVTIHDRREFAKFEEERAKAKWDTANNPLYKGATSTFTNVAYRGN encoded by the exons ATGGGAGCCTTTTCACCGCGCCTGAtgcttctgtttctcctcttatCGTCGGCATCAAACGTTGTCG ATTCCAACATCTGCACGTCACAAGGAGTCACCACTTGTCAGCAGTGCCTGGCCGTTCACCCGAGCTGTGCGTGGTGCTCTCAGGAG GAGTTGGGGAAGGGGGGATCCAGCGTGTCCCGCTGTGACCTGAAGGAAAATCTGCTGAATGTGGGGTGCAGTGACGCGGCTGTGgagtttccctccagcacccTGACTATTACTGAGGACGAGCCGCTTAGCGATAGGGCCTCAGGGACCGCCGACGATGTCACTCAGATAAAGCCTCAGAAACTCCATATGGTACTCAGACCAG GTGATACCAAGCAGTTCACCGTGTCAGTCAAACAGGTGGAGGATTACCCCGTGGACCTCTACTATCTGATGGATCTCTCCTTTTCAATGAAGGATGACTTGGCTCGCCTTGTCACCCTGGGCAACGAGCTCGCCACCACCATGGGCCGCACCACAAGCAACCTGCGCATGGGCTTCGGAGCCTTCGTGGACAAGACCACGTCCCCTTACATGTACACCTACCCTCCGGAGGCAGTGGCAAACCCCTGCTTTGG AATTAGTCAAAATTGCCAGGCTCAGTTCGGGTTCAAGCATGTGCTGTCACTGACGGAGAAGGTAGCTCGCTTCACCGAGGAGGTGAGGAAACAGCAGGTGTCTAGAAACAGAGATGCTCCAGAGGGTGGATTTGATGCTATCATGCAGGCTGTGGTGTGCAAG GAGAGGATTGGCTGGCGGGCGGATGCCTCACACCTCTTGGTATTCACCACCGACGCCAAAACTCACATCGCTCTGGATGGACGTATAGCTGGAATTGTGCAGCCCAATGATGGACAATGTCACCTTGACGATAGCAACATTTACAACAAATCTACCGTCCTG GACTATCCCTCGCTGGCGCTCATGACggagaaaatgtctgaaaacaatATAAATTTAGTTTTTGCCGTCACCAGCTATGTGTTGCCGCTCTACAAG GAGTACAGTCAGCTCATTCCAGGCACAACTGTGGGAACGCTGTCCGATGACTCTGGGAATGTTATTCAGCTGATTGAGGAGGCGTATGCG AGAATCCGCTCTAAAGTGGAGCTGGAGCTCCTGGGAGTCCCAGACGAGTTGAATCTCTCCTTCAATGCCACCTGCACAAATGGAGAAGTCATCCCTGGAGTGAAGTCCTGCTCTGGCCTCAAGATTGGAGACACA GTGTCATTCAGCGTGGAGGCTCAGTTGCGTGGCTGCCCCAAAGAGAAGAGCCGCACTTTTACCATCAAACCTCGAGGCTTCAGGGATTCGCTGGAGGTCACGGTCGACTTCGCCTGTGGCTGCGACTGTGAAGCGAAGGCTGAAGCCAACAGCTCCGTCTGCAGCAACGGCAACGGGACCTACGAGTGCGGCGTGTGCCAGTGTCACCCGGGTCGCCTGGGCCCGCGATGCGAGTGTTCAGTGGAGGACTACAGTCCGTCTGATGATGCCAACTGCATCCCGAAGCCCGGGAGCCCGATCTGCAGCGGGAGAGGCGACTGTTTGTGCGGACAGTGCTCCTGCCATGCGAATGAGTTCGGTCAGGTGTGGGGCAAATACTGCGAATGTGACGACTTCAACTGCTTGCGCTTCAAAGGGGCGCTGTGTTCTG ATCACGGGAAGTGTAGCTGTGGGTTCTGCCAGTGCGACGCTGGCTGGCAAGGAGAAAACTGCAACTGCTCCACACGCACAGACACCTGCATGTCCAGCATCGGCCTGCTGTGCAGCGGCCGGGGGAACTGCGAGTGTGGGGTCTGTCAGTGCACTCAGCCCGGCGCCTACGGAGCTACCTGCGAGAAATGCCCCACCTGTCCCGATTCCTGCACCATTAAAAA GCATTGCGTTGAGTGTCAGCACTTCAAGAGAGGACAGTACGCTGAAGACAACAGCTGCAATAGAATCTGCAAAGATGAAATTAAAGTAGTGGATGAACTGG GCTTCCACGATAGCAACGCAGTGAACTGCTCATACAAAGATGAGAACGACTGCGTGGAGCACTTCCAGTATTACGAGGATGAAAGTGGCAAATCCATTCTGTTTGTGGTGAAAGAGCCAG AGTGTCCTGAAGGTGCAGACATCTTGGTGGTGCTCTTGGCGGTGGCCGGAGCCATTCTGCTACTGGGCCTTGTCGGCCTGCTCATCTGGAAGCTGCTGGTCACCATCCACGACCGCAGAGAGTTCGCCAagtttgaggaggagagagcaaagGCCAAATGGGATACG GCTAACAATCCTTTGTACAAAGGAgccacctccaccttcaccaaCGTAGCGTACCGAGGCAACTAA